A genomic segment from Luteolibacter ambystomatis encodes:
- the rpmF gene encoding 50S ribosomal protein L32 yields MAVPKRRQSKSRSKMRRGATRWRAPILKSCPECGTRIPSHIACPSCGYYRNRQVLTVEAL; encoded by the coding sequence ATGGCAGTCCCAAAACGCCGCCAATCCAAGAGCCGCTCGAAAATGCGCCGTGGCGCAACCCGCTGGCGTGCCCCCATCCTCAAGAGCTGCCCGGAATGCGGAACCCGCATTCCCTCGCACATCGCCTGCCCGTCCTGCGGCTACTACCGCAACCGCCAGGTGCTGACCGTCGAGGCTCTCTGA
- a CDS encoding helix-turn-helix domain-containing protein, with protein MPSAESEAYVRRLIDLLRHARTEAGLSQQKLAALSGVDLGVISRAERHERIPGLAALRDLAIALQLDWGQLCSQASHGQGK; from the coding sequence ATGCCTTCCGCTGAAAGCGAAGCCTACGTCCGGCGCCTGATCGATCTCCTGCGGCACGCCCGCACGGAGGCGGGCTTGAGCCAGCAGAAGCTCGCCGCGCTTTCCGGCGTGGACCTCGGCGTCATCTCCCGCGCCGAGCGCCACGAACGCATCCCGGGCCTCGCCGCCCTCCGCGACCTCGCCATCGCCCTCCAGCTCGATTGGGGACAGCTCTGTTCCCAAGCCAGTCACGGGCAAGGGAAATGA
- a CDS encoding helix-turn-helix domain-containing protein, whose translation MQLNTRAERLSELLRSELEARRVAAGLSKSELAAKAGLAVSFVSYLESGKRRPTVESLAKLAWVLGTTPSKILGTCESRLETDS comes from the coding sequence GTGCAACTCAATACCCGGGCCGAACGACTCTCCGAACTCCTGCGAAGCGAGCTCGAAGCGCGGCGGGTTGCCGCAGGTCTGTCGAAGAGCGAGCTCGCCGCGAAGGCTGGTCTGGCCGTGTCTTTCGTCTCTTACCTCGAAAGCGGCAAGCGTCGGCCAACAGTTGAAAGCCTGGCGAAGCTCGCCTGGGTGTTAGGAACGACACCCTCTAAAATCTTGGGAACTTGTGAATCGCGTCTAGAGACAGATTCGTAG
- a CDS encoding M42 family metallopeptidase, which translates to MPIDIDLLSRICEAPGAPGYEKEIRALVLKEIDGLADEIRTDNMGNVVALKKGKSSAKRVMAAAHMDEIGFIVTHVDDKGFVRFNPVGGFDPKTLTSQRVLIHGKKDILGVMGSKPTHIMSPEERNKVPQIKDYFIDTGMAKKDVEKYVEVGNFVTRYSPLMELGDCVNVKSLDNRASVFLLIETLRALKKAKKKPSYDFYAVFTVQEEIGLRGAGPAALDIKPDFSFGLDTTIAYDVPGSTPQERCTALGEGAAIKIMDSSVICDYRMVAYMKAVAERNSIKWQPEILAAGGTDTAQLQRMVPGGSIAGAVSIPTRHIHQTIETTHKKDLAACIELLTACVCELDGHDWSF; encoded by the coding sequence ATGCCTATCGACATCGACCTCCTCAGCCGCATTTGCGAAGCCCCCGGCGCTCCTGGCTACGAAAAGGAAATCCGCGCCCTCGTCCTGAAGGAAATCGACGGGTTGGCCGACGAGATCCGCACCGACAACATGGGCAACGTGGTCGCCTTGAAAAAAGGCAAGTCCTCCGCCAAGCGCGTGATGGCCGCCGCCCACATGGACGAGATCGGCTTCATCGTCACCCACGTGGATGACAAGGGCTTCGTCCGCTTCAATCCCGTCGGCGGATTCGATCCGAAAACCCTCACCTCCCAGCGCGTCCTCATCCACGGCAAGAAGGACATCCTCGGCGTGATGGGCTCGAAGCCCACCCACATCATGTCCCCGGAGGAGCGCAATAAGGTTCCGCAGATCAAGGACTACTTCATCGACACCGGCATGGCGAAGAAGGATGTGGAGAAATACGTCGAGGTCGGCAACTTCGTCACCCGCTACAGCCCGCTCATGGAGCTCGGCGATTGCGTGAACGTGAAGTCCCTCGACAACCGCGCCTCCGTCTTCCTCCTCATCGAGACCCTGCGCGCCCTCAAGAAGGCCAAGAAGAAGCCCTCCTACGATTTCTACGCCGTCTTCACCGTGCAGGAGGAAATCGGTCTCCGCGGCGCCGGTCCGGCCGCCCTGGACATCAAGCCGGACTTCTCCTTCGGCCTGGACACCACCATCGCCTACGATGTCCCCGGCTCCACCCCGCAGGAGCGCTGCACCGCCCTCGGCGAAGGCGCGGCCATCAAGATCATGGATTCCTCCGTCATCTGCGACTACCGCATGGTGGCCTACATGAAGGCCGTGGCGGAGCGGAACTCCATCAAGTGGCAGCCGGAAATCCTCGCCGCCGGCGGCACCGATACCGCCCAGCTCCAGCGCATGGTCCCCGGTGGCTCCATCGCCGGCGCGGTCTCGATCCCCACCCGCCACATCCACCAGACCATCGAGACCACCCACAAGAAGGACCTCGCCGCCTGCATCGAACTGCTCACCGCCTGCGTGTGCGAACTCGACGGCCACGACTGGTCCTTCTAA
- a CDS encoding type II secretion system protein, whose protein sequence is MKTTALRRRAGMTLLELTVVILVLLSLIGILFIGARAWKKGSDRAGCILNVRNSQQAIRSYANMNTLNPGATIPGGKNREQVIAGSGLFMENFPTCPGGGSYGGQELTTIPNIGVVLMACNFGDSVNNHFPSNIENW, encoded by the coding sequence ATGAAAACCACCGCACTCCGCCGCCGCGCCGGCATGACCCTGCTCGAGTTGACCGTCGTCATCCTCGTTCTGCTTTCGCTCATCGGCATCCTCTTCATCGGTGCCCGTGCATGGAAGAAGGGCTCGGACCGCGCCGGCTGCATCCTCAATGTCCGTAATAGCCAGCAGGCCATCCGCTCCTATGCGAACATGAACACGCTCAACCCCGGCGCCACCATCCCCGGTGGCAAGAACCGCGAGCAGGTCATCGCCGGTTCCGGCCTGTTCATGGAAAACTTCCCCACCTGCCCGGGCGGCGGTAGCTACGGCGGCCAGGAACTCACCACCATCCCGAACATCGGCGTGGTCCTCATGGCCTGCAACTTCGGCGACAGCGTGAACAACCACTTCCCGAGCAACATCGAGAACTGGTGA
- a CDS encoding ribonucleoside-diphosphate reductase subunit alpha encodes MYRAVNPDEDLILKQVITDRFTLPANDRAFAWREVLPTEKRNPIADIIVTRGSNETHFSLEDVADAIGDSLADLLISRRQDEKSIFSDVNRKFVSDVAHAVANSLTQSLDDGGRLRLSEADLYLLIEKALLENDAYDVAKSLAFRRSMEKNGSVDLHTGPHALPVRLIRRNGNVVPWSETKIEIAVRKAFLTIKENPDAATDIARAVTERIRRGDQSFVHIEDVQDMVQEELMRAGRFKAAEHYILYRAQRNRLRQEQESRTEDPNQESMVVVTTEDGTSNFWDGTELKKRISFASIGLDLCLTEVEIERELRRSIGSEISDKDLKATVILNAKALIEKDADFAKFAGRILLSYIYEEVLDWSIQKDGIEKLKEAHKSKFKSYLKHGVAIKRIHQDLLDSYDLDKLANAFDPSADLDFDYLGIQTMYDRYLVVDKTGSKPRRLETPQFFWMRVAMGLFKREESKKEDWVIRLYNLYKGRRFCSSTPTLFNSGTLHSQLSSCYLYKVDDSIESIMIRGIAENAFLSKWAGGLGGSWTAVRGTGGYIQGTNGESQGIIPFLKLHNDQLVAVNQGGKRRGSGCAYLETWHNDIEDFLELRKNTGDDRRRCHDMNTANWIPDLFMKRMENRENWTLFRSNEVPDLHNLYGKAFETRYTQYEAMAAEGRIWSRQLPAIELWKSMLKMIFETGHPWITFKDPCNVRSPQDHAGVIHSSNLCTEITLNTSDEETAVCNLGSVILDTHVTKDGALDHEMLKETITVAIRALDNVIDINFYPTTAAATANSRHRPIGLGVMGLQNALYKRGLSFASEAAVEFNDEFMEAIAYYAYGASSDLAGERGAYSSYKGSKWDRGLLPQDTVDLLEDERGRKIDVPRGGKMDWSVVREKIAKQGMRNSNVLAIAPTATISNITGTTPCIEPNYKNLYTKENLGGKFIILNAELVKDLKKAGLWSPEMVDQLKYFDGELDSIDDIPEALKHKHKTVFGIGFEFIIDAAARRQKWIDQSQSVNLFLSTPDMKTLSHMYRRAWDKGLKTTYYLRTLQASNIEKATIDVKKEVRGLAAGTGGTPAKTYTAEEVNACSIEAMMNGGTCEACQ; translated from the coding sequence ATGTATCGCGCCGTTAACCCCGACGAGGATCTCATCCTGAAGCAGGTCATCACGGACCGCTTTACCCTTCCCGCCAACGATCGTGCCTTTGCTTGGCGCGAGGTGTTGCCCACGGAGAAGCGCAATCCCATCGCAGACATCATCGTCACCCGCGGCTCGAACGAAACGCACTTCTCGCTCGAAGACGTGGCGGACGCGATCGGTGACTCGCTGGCGGACCTCCTCATCTCCCGCCGTCAGGATGAGAAGTCCATCTTCTCGGACGTGAACCGCAAGTTCGTCTCGGACGTCGCCCACGCCGTCGCGAACTCCCTCACCCAGTCGCTCGATGACGGCGGCCGCCTCCGTCTCTCCGAGGCCGATCTCTACCTCCTCATCGAAAAGGCCCTCCTCGAGAACGACGCCTACGATGTCGCCAAGTCCCTGGCGTTCCGCCGCTCCATGGAGAAGAATGGCAGTGTGGACCTTCACACCGGCCCCCACGCCCTGCCCGTGCGCCTCATCCGTCGCAATGGCAACGTCGTGCCATGGTCCGAGACCAAGATCGAGATCGCCGTCCGCAAGGCCTTCCTCACCATCAAGGAAAACCCGGACGCCGCCACGGACATCGCCCGCGCCGTCACCGAGCGCATCCGCCGCGGCGACCAATCATTCGTCCACATCGAGGACGTCCAGGACATGGTCCAGGAGGAACTCATGCGCGCCGGCCGCTTCAAGGCCGCCGAGCACTACATCCTCTACCGCGCCCAGCGCAACCGCCTCCGCCAGGAACAGGAAAGCCGCACCGAGGACCCGAACCAGGAGTCCATGGTCGTCGTCACCACGGAGGACGGCACCAGCAACTTCTGGGACGGCACCGAGCTGAAAAAGCGCATCTCCTTCGCCTCCATCGGCCTCGACCTCTGCCTCACCGAGGTCGAGATCGAGCGCGAGCTGCGTCGCTCCATCGGCAGCGAGATCTCCGACAAGGACCTCAAGGCCACCGTCATTCTCAATGCCAAGGCCCTCATCGAAAAAGACGCGGACTTCGCCAAGTTCGCCGGCCGCATCCTCCTCTCCTACATCTATGAGGAAGTCCTCGACTGGAGCATCCAGAAGGACGGCATCGAAAAGCTCAAGGAAGCCCACAAGTCCAAGTTCAAGAGCTACCTGAAGCATGGCGTCGCCATCAAGCGCATCCACCAGGACCTGCTCGACAGCTACGACCTCGACAAGCTCGCCAACGCCTTCGATCCCTCCGCGGACCTCGACTTCGACTACCTCGGCATCCAGACGATGTACGACCGCTACCTCGTCGTCGACAAGACCGGCTCGAAGCCCCGCCGCCTGGAAACGCCCCAGTTCTTCTGGATGCGCGTCGCCATGGGCCTCTTCAAGCGTGAGGAATCCAAGAAAGAGGACTGGGTCATCCGCCTCTACAATCTCTACAAGGGCCGCCGCTTCTGCTCGTCCACACCGACGCTCTTCAACTCCGGCACCCTCCACAGCCAGCTCTCCTCCTGCTACCTCTACAAGGTCGATGACTCCATCGAGTCCATCATGATCCGTGGCATCGCGGAAAACGCCTTCCTCTCGAAGTGGGCGGGCGGCCTCGGCGGCTCCTGGACCGCCGTGCGCGGCACCGGTGGCTACATCCAGGGCACCAATGGCGAGTCCCAGGGCATCATCCCCTTCCTCAAGCTCCACAACGACCAGCTCGTCGCCGTCAACCAGGGTGGCAAGCGCCGCGGCTCCGGCTGCGCCTACCTCGAGACCTGGCACAACGACATCGAGGACTTCCTCGAGCTCCGCAAGAACACCGGTGACGACCGCCGCCGCTGCCATGACATGAACACCGCGAACTGGATTCCGGACCTGTTCATGAAGCGCATGGAGAACCGTGAAAACTGGACCCTCTTCCGTTCCAACGAGGTCCCGGACCTCCACAACCTCTATGGCAAGGCCTTCGAGACCCGCTACACCCAGTACGAGGCCATGGCCGCCGAGGGCCGCATCTGGTCCCGCCAGCTCCCCGCCATCGAGCTCTGGAAGAGCATGCTCAAGATGATCTTCGAGACCGGCCACCCGTGGATCACCTTCAAGGACCCCTGCAACGTCCGCTCCCCACAGGACCACGCCGGCGTCATCCACTCGTCCAACCTCTGCACCGAGATCACCCTCAATACCTCGGACGAGGAAACCGCCGTCTGCAACCTCGGCTCCGTCATCCTCGATACCCACGTCACCAAGGACGGCGCGCTCGATCATGAAATGCTCAAGGAGACCATCACCGTGGCCATCCGCGCGCTGGACAATGTGATCGACATCAACTTCTACCCCACCACCGCCGCCGCGACCGCGAACAGCCGCCACCGCCCCATCGGCCTCGGCGTCATGGGCCTGCAGAACGCCCTCTACAAGCGCGGCCTCTCCTTCGCCTCGGAGGCCGCCGTCGAGTTCAATGACGAGTTCATGGAAGCCATCGCCTACTACGCGTATGGTGCCTCCTCGGATCTCGCCGGCGAGCGCGGCGCCTACTCCAGCTACAAGGGCTCGAAGTGGGACCGCGGCCTCCTCCCGCAGGACACCGTCGACCTCCTGGAAGACGAGCGCGGTCGCAAGATCGATGTCCCCCGCGGTGGCAAGATGGACTGGTCCGTCGTCCGCGAGAAGATCGCCAAGCAGGGCATGCGGAACTCCAACGTCCTCGCCATCGCCCCCACCGCCACGATCTCAAACATCACCGGCACCACCCCCTGCATCGAGCCGAACTACAAGAACCTCTACACCAAGGAAAACCTCGGCGGGAAGTTCATCATCCTCAATGCGGAGCTCGTGAAGGACCTCAAGAAGGCCGGCCTCTGGAGCCCGGAAATGGTCGACCAGCTCAAGTACTTCGACGGCGAGCTCGATTCCATCGACGACATCCCGGAAGCGCTCAAGCACAAGCACAAGACCGTCTTCGGCATCGGCTTCGAGTTCATCATCGATGCCGCCGCCCGCCGCCAGAAGTGGATCGACCAGAGCCAGTCGGTGAACCTCTTCCTCTCCACCCCGGACATGAAGACCCTGTCTCACATGTATCGGCGAGCCTGGGACAAGGGCCTCAAGACCACCTACTACCTCCGCACCCTCCAGGCCTCGAACATCGAGAAAGCCACCATCGACGTGAAAAAGGAAGTCCGCGGCCTCGCCGCCGGCACCGGCGGCACCCCCGCCAAAACCTACACCGCCGAGGAAGTGAACGCCTGCTCCATCGAAGCCATGATGAACGGCGGCACCTGCGAAGCCTGTCAGTGA
- a CDS encoding prepilin-type N-terminal cleavage/methylation domain-containing protein, whose amino-acid sequence MKTTSIAKAKKKGMTLLELTVVILVLLSLISILFIGARAWKKGSDRAGCLLNIRNVQQAIRSYGNMSALNPGDTIPASKTATQVLIGSGLFMENTPTCPGNGTYSGLSGTTIPNVGTVLLSCNFSDGPVHTPTNTANW is encoded by the coding sequence ATGAAAACCACGTCCATCGCCAAGGCCAAGAAGAAGGGCATGACCCTGCTCGAGCTGACCGTCGTCATCCTCGTTCTTCTTTCCCTTATTTCCATCCTCTTCATCGGCGCCCGCGCCTGGAAGAAGGGTTCCGACCGCGCCGGCTGCCTCCTGAACATCCGCAACGTGCAGCAGGCCATCCGCTCCTACGGCAACATGAGCGCGCTCAACCCCGGTGACACCATCCCGGCCAGCAAGACCGCCACCCAGGTGCTGATCGGTTCCGGCTTGTTCATGGAGAACACCCCGACCTGCCCGGGCAACGGCACCTACTCCGGCCTCAGCGGCACCACCATCCCGAACGTCGGCACCGTGCTCCTGTCCTGCAACTTCTCGGACGGCCCGGTCCACACCCCGACGAACACCGCCAACTGGTAA
- a CDS encoding prepilin-type N-terminal cleavage/methylation domain-containing protein: MKTKTIAKSKKGMTLLELTVVILVLLSLISILFIGARAWKKGSDRAGCLMNIRNVQQAIRSYGNMQALNPGATIPASKTATQVLIGSGLFMENAPTCPGNGTYSGLSGTTIPNVGTVLLSCNFSDGPVHTPTNTGDW; the protein is encoded by the coding sequence ATGAAAACCAAGACCATCGCCAAGTCGAAGAAGGGCATGACCCTGCTCGAGCTGACCGTCGTCATCCTCGTTCTTCTTTCCCTCATCTCCATCCTCTTCATCGGTGCCCGCGCCTGGAAGAAGGGCTCCGACCGCGCCGGCTGCCTCATGAACATCCGCAACGTGCAGCAGGCCATCCGTTCCTACGGCAACATGCAGGCCCTGAACCCGGGTGCCACCATCCCGGCCAGCAAGACTGCCACCCAGGTGCTCATCGGTTCCGGCCTGTTCATGGAAAACGCCCCGACCTGCCCGGGCAACGGCACCTACTCCGGCCTCAGCGGCACCACGATCCCGAACGTCGGCACCGTGCTGCTGTCCTGCAACTTCTCGGACGGCCCGGTCCACACCCCGACCAACACCGGCGACTGGTGA
- a CDS encoding ribonucleotide-diphosphate reductase subunit beta yields MSATTTVTLGNRTFTLDRDKAEQAFASKRVINGRDTMFFNILPLKYQWAYDLYKKMKANHWEPEDITMQKDVEQWRSDEITDVERWIIKMGIGYFSAAEGIVGDNVLHVVREVVTAPELKLVLGRHAHEENIHADSLVYMLSSLGLNPHECEAMFEDIPTIKEKNHFVVSNSRALRRDVDLTITANKQALAKNIFLFGQVMEGTQFYGLFGMILSLYRQNKFPGIGQMFSYTLRDESNHIEVFRNLLMDLVDENPDIWTDEFREDLRATMAEGIRLEKQFIRDCLPVAGLGLNAADFETYIDYIADRRLATCGLAPLNASATNPFPWLAEMMDIKKETNFFEGKVTEYQKASALATVHDDEL; encoded by the coding sequence ATGTCTGCTACCACGACCGTCACCCTCGGCAACCGCACCTTCACCCTCGATCGCGACAAGGCCGAACAAGCCTTTGCTTCCAAGCGCGTCATCAACGGCCGGGACACGATGTTCTTCAACATCCTGCCGCTGAAGTACCAGTGGGCCTACGATCTGTACAAGAAGATGAAGGCCAACCACTGGGAGCCGGAAGACATCACCATGCAGAAGGACGTGGAGCAGTGGCGCTCCGATGAGATCACCGATGTCGAGCGGTGGATCATCAAGATGGGCATCGGTTACTTCTCCGCCGCCGAGGGCATCGTTGGTGACAACGTCCTCCACGTCGTCCGCGAGGTCGTCACCGCTCCGGAACTGAAACTCGTGCTCGGTCGCCACGCCCACGAGGAAAACATCCACGCCGACTCCCTCGTCTACATGCTCTCCTCGCTGGGCCTGAACCCCCACGAGTGCGAGGCCATGTTCGAGGACATCCCGACCATCAAGGAGAAGAACCACTTCGTCGTCTCCAACAGCCGCGCCCTGCGCCGCGATGTCGACCTCACCATCACCGCCAACAAGCAGGCGCTCGCCAAGAACATCTTCCTCTTCGGCCAGGTCATGGAGGGCACCCAGTTCTACGGCCTCTTCGGCATGATCCTCAGCCTCTACCGCCAGAACAAGTTCCCGGGCATCGGCCAGATGTTCAGCTACACCCTGCGCGATGAGTCGAACCACATCGAGGTCTTCCGCAACCTGCTCATGGACCTTGTCGATGAAAACCCGGACATCTGGACCGATGAGTTCCGCGAGGACCTCCGCGCCACCATGGCCGAGGGCATCCGCCTGGAGAAACAGTTCATCCGCGACTGCCTCCCCGTCGCCGGTCTCGGCCTCAACGCCGCCGACTTCGAAACCTACATCGACTACATCGCCGACCGCCGACTCGCCACCTGCGGCCTCGCCCCGCTCAACGCCTCCGCCACCAATCCGTTCCCATGGCTCGCGGAGATGATGGACATCAAGAAGGAGACCAACTTCTTCGAAGGCAAGGTCACCGAATACCAGAAGGCCTCCGCCCTCGCCACTGTCCACGACGACGAACTTTGA
- a CDS encoding nucleotidyltransferase domain-containing protein, translating to MLTSTLRENGLDIEELLRAGIASLDLTDAQYQKAVREYHAIAKHLDENQDFCERHSPDIYPQGSMDLGTCVRPLHRTEFDLDIVVVMNGAQYMTLEETMDDLEKALNGFAKNPTTISRLDRCFRINYPGDFHIDLLPVRPNPTPQNLTAIQLPDCKSLLWRPSDPKSYKIYFELAKARVLPTSRSFEAVINSKNASIAPAPKQTTQQNKSILQFAVQLLKRHRDLFFEDRNDATSSAIITTLSSQAYIGHQNIEDAVLEILFTMDSFVRPVAPRVPNPRYLVEDYADRWPHVPPSREIAFGEWLKQARIDFGRISDLKLKTASNSLQPILGKEAAEAALRTFDQMGISGLRAAGNLGSDRKTGFLGVVAASASVLPVGGTSFFGDKP from the coding sequence ATGCTCACATCGACTCTCCGAGAAAATGGCTTAGATATAGAAGAATTGCTTCGTGCTGGCATCGCAAGTTTAGATCTTACAGATGCTCAGTACCAGAAAGCCGTTCGAGAGTATCACGCAATCGCAAAGCACTTGGATGAAAACCAAGATTTTTGTGAACGGCATTCTCCAGACATCTATCCGCAAGGGTCCATGGACCTGGGAACCTGCGTTCGCCCACTTCATCGCACGGAATTCGACCTAGATATCGTGGTGGTGATGAATGGAGCTCAATACATGACTCTTGAAGAAACCATGGATGACCTAGAAAAAGCTTTAAATGGCTTTGCTAAGAATCCCACCACCATAAGCCGATTAGATCGCTGCTTTCGAATAAACTATCCGGGTGATTTCCACATAGATCTTTTGCCCGTGAGGCCAAACCCTACGCCTCAAAATCTTACGGCAATCCAACTTCCGGATTGCAAATCGTTACTCTGGCGTCCATCTGACCCCAAATCTTATAAGATTTATTTCGAATTAGCAAAAGCTCGCGTTCTCCCTACCTCGCGCTCCTTTGAAGCTGTTATTAATTCAAAAAACGCAAGTATCGCACCAGCACCAAAACAAACGACGCAACAAAATAAATCAATCTTGCAGTTTGCTGTTCAACTATTGAAGCGTCATCGCGATCTCTTCTTTGAAGATCGGAACGATGCCACTTCTTCGGCCATCATAACTACGCTTTCCTCACAAGCTTATATCGGACATCAAAACATCGAGGATGCAGTACTTGAGATTCTGTTCACGATGGACAGCTTCGTGAGACCTGTGGCACCTCGTGTCCCAAACCCTCGATACCTAGTAGAAGATTATGCAGATAGATGGCCACACGTTCCTCCCTCTCGAGAAATTGCCTTTGGCGAATGGCTTAAACAAGCTCGAATTGACTTCGGCCGGATCTCAGATCTGAAGTTAAAAACAGCCTCAAATAGTCTCCAGCCTATTTTGGGGAAAGAGGCAGCCGAAGCAGCTTTGAGAACATTTGATCAAATGGGTATCTCGGGCCTACGAGCGGCGGGAAATTTAGGGAGTGACCGTAAAACTGGCTTTTTAGGGGTGGTAGCTGCTTCAGCTAGTGTTTTACCTGTCGGAGGAACTTCTTTTTTTGGAGATAAACCGTAA
- a CDS encoding YceD family protein has protein sequence MQKRLLIDLSTLPEDGKNVSGELPAETFDLPEGDAKATGPLEYDLFVQRFGSELLFTGTLAAPFEFICVRTLHPFIQTIRLENAAVSLEIGRDGEIDATEALREEVLIHFPVDPRCEDADEPQHCEVDSRYLAVDKPDEDDVETAPRAGSDDRWTALDALKDLKDQH, from the coding sequence ATGCAGAAACGTTTGTTGATCGACCTGTCCACCCTGCCGGAGGACGGGAAAAACGTCTCCGGGGAGCTCCCTGCGGAGACTTTCGACCTCCCGGAGGGCGATGCGAAGGCCACCGGCCCGCTGGAATACGACCTTTTCGTGCAGCGTTTCGGCTCCGAGCTGCTTTTCACCGGAACGCTGGCCGCGCCCTTTGAATTCATCTGTGTTCGCACCCTGCACCCCTTCATCCAGACCATCCGGCTGGAAAATGCGGCGGTCTCGCTGGAAATCGGCCGGGATGGCGAAATCGACGCCACGGAAGCCTTGCGGGAGGAGGTTTTGATCCACTTCCCGGTGGACCCGCGATGCGAGGATGCGGACGAGCCGCAGCATTGCGAAGTCGATTCCCGCTATTTAGCAGTGGACAAACCGGATGAAGACGATGTAGAGACCGCCCCCCGCGCGGGGTCCGACGACCGTTGGACAGCCCTCGACGCGCTCAAGGACCTGAAGGACCAACACTAA
- a CDS encoding TIR domain-containing protein, protein MITFPPQVFIGSSSEAEPFAKQVQDELSSVANCTIWKKTFDFGNSAYEDLMRKLSLYDYGVLIASRDDVAKSRGVKLDVARDNIIFEFGLFAGRLGRHRSFLMAESGVKIPSDLSGITLPFFKTAKNTGFLSKFRGNLETLREKQKQSISQICESIANHIKEREKIYEFGFLPSTSLAYGYFNNFIEKAVTSLMESKILRLGKTCGYPNSCQKHDPKSAAHSKVADGTTFDDLQLTILIPDELPPDMYNKVRAHRTTGDWELIKIDAGSFRPFDFYVQISTITSGKLQLSDIPITLNALSESIRSYIGKNHIGVSDEEKLLAQREIRIFVGVLEHLISKNSITKGRVKIEIVDI, encoded by the coding sequence ATGATTACTTTCCCACCTCAAGTTTTCATTGGCTCCTCCTCAGAGGCCGAGCCTTTTGCTAAGCAAGTTCAAGATGAGCTTTCTTCGGTTGCTAACTGCACCATATGGAAGAAGACATTTGATTTTGGCAATTCGGCCTATGAAGATCTCATGCGCAAACTTAGCTTGTATGACTATGGTGTTTTAATCGCCTCTCGAGACGATGTTGCAAAATCTCGAGGTGTAAAGCTCGATGTGGCTCGAGACAATATTATTTTTGAATTCGGCCTATTTGCAGGGCGCCTAGGTCGCCATAGGTCTTTTTTGATGGCAGAATCGGGAGTTAAGATTCCTTCCGATCTAAGTGGTATCACTTTACCATTTTTCAAAACGGCCAAGAACACTGGTTTCTTGTCAAAATTCAGGGGAAATTTAGAAACTTTGAGAGAAAAGCAAAAGCAATCTATTTCTCAAATATGCGAAAGCATTGCAAACCATATTAAGGAGCGTGAAAAAATTTATGAGTTTGGTTTCTTGCCTTCAACTTCTCTCGCCTATGGCTATTTTAACAATTTCATCGAGAAGGCAGTCACAAGCCTGATGGAGTCAAAAATACTGCGCTTAGGTAAAACATGCGGCTATCCAAATAGCTGCCAAAAGCACGATCCTAAATCTGCAGCACATTCTAAAGTCGCCGACGGCACAACATTTGATGACCTTCAACTGACGATTCTTATACCCGATGAGCTCCCTCCTGACATGTATAACAAAGTTAGAGCCCATCGTACCACGGGTGACTGGGAATTAATTAAGATCGACGCAGGCTCATTCCGACCTTTCGATTTTTATGTGCAAATATCCACCATCACGAGTGGGAAACTACAGCTATCTGATATTCCTATCACATTGAATGCACTTAGCGAATCGATTCGATCTTATATCGGAAAAAATCACATTGGTGTTTCGGATGAGGAAAAATTATTAGCCCAGCGCGAAATAAGAATATTCGTGGGCGTTTTGGAACACCTAATATCGAAAAACAGTATCACTAAAGGCAGGGTTAAAATTGAAATCGTTGATATTTAG